A stretch of DNA from Oncorhynchus keta strain PuntledgeMale-10-30-2019 chromosome 17, Oket_V2, whole genome shotgun sequence:
gccaggccccttagttccagtgaaaggaaatcttaacgctacagcatacatacattctagatgattctgtgcttccaccgttgtggcaacagtttggggaaggctttTTCCTGTTTTAGGtcgatacagaaatggtttgtcgagatcagtgtggaagaactggccagcacagagccctgacctcaaccccatcgaacacctttgggatgaattggaatgccgactgtgagccaggactaattgcccaaaatcagtgcccgacctcactaatgctcgtggctgaatggaagcaagtccccgcagcaatgttccaacatctagtggaaagccttcccaaaagagtggaaGCTGTAATAGCatcaaaagggggaccaactccatattaatgccgacgagcaggtgtccgcatatactacatgaccaaaaatatATCAGATCCGATACCACGGGTATGAATCCCGAAGATATTTGTACTGCTCTAActaagttggtaaccagtttataatagcaataaggcacctcgggggtttgtgatatattgccaatataccacggctaatggctgtgtccaggcactccgagTTGCGTCATACAtaggaacagcccttagccgtggtatattgccaatatatcACACCCCCCTCAggtcttattgcttaattataacatGAGGCAAAAATGTGACAAaactcacctctccctctgactTGACCCCCACCACCTTTCCATTCTCCATAACAATCTCCTCTATGGGCTTGTTCAGCATGTAGGTGCCACCATAGATAGCGCTCAACCTAGAGGGAGAAAAGTGAAGTCAAAGACACTGGTGAATGGTGGAGCATGGGATGGTTAGTTAAGCAAAAGGctaaaaacagtcaaatcaggGATGTGATCAGAACTAGAACGATTTATATGATGAGAACCACAGAACTAGAACGATTTATATGATCAGAACAACTGAAATCAGTAGGATATTGGTTTGGGAGTAGGTTAACTTCAACTCTAGTATGTACTGAAAAAGATAGCGTCAGAAAAGCAGGAATTCTTGATTAATCAGGAACAATTACATAATACGGACAAAGTCATCTTACCTGGCAAAGCCTTGTGGCAGCTCCCCCAGGCcgtagagagggtagaggtaaggACTCTTGCCATATCTGGCCAGAGACTCACTGTATAGTTTGATCCTATTGATAGTGTTGATGCAGGGCTGATCCAGGTAGCTGAGAGATCACATAAATACTAGATTGTAACACAGTTACTTTGTTAAAATGTTCCCGAAGAAGACATCAAAAATGCTTATAAATGTTTATAGATGTTACATATTTTAGATTTGACAcccctttaattatttgtatcTGCCTGAACAGTGGACAGTCGCCCATCCTATTAATTCCCATCACTCAAGTTTCTAATAGTGTAGAGGACAAACATCGTACTCAAACCCGAGCTCTCACAATAAATAATAGTAAATAAAACCTAAAGAAACATCCACATGTATAGTAACGCTGATACACAAGAAACATCCACATGTATAGTAACGCTGATACACAAGAAACATCCACATGTATAGTAACGCTGATACACAAGAAACATCCACACATataattttattattattataataatgtgGGTGcctatatttgtcctatttcagaCAAAGCCACTTACTCGTCTGTCCTGTAGAGAGCGAGGGCGTGACCAGTGAAGTCCATCACATCCTGGCCCAGGCTAAACTTCTTGTACAGGGCACGCATCGACGACTTGTTGGGGTCGACACCCTCCATGGTTTTGGGATCGCTCAAGTCGTAGTTAGCAACGAAGATCAAGAAGTTCCTAAACCGCCTCTTCTCAAAAATCCCCATCAAACCTGAGGTGTCAGGAAAGTCATTCAGACAGAAATAGAAAAGGCTGCTGTGGTCTGAAATTAGACTAAgaatgtggtcctgtgtggttgTGGTTTCAATTGTAGATTTCATTCCTGTGGGGGTTGCATACacatacaaaacaaatggatgtTTCTTGGGATAAAAGCTTTGGTTAAGTGGTATTGCTATAGCATAACTTAATAGAATACGACTTACTAGACTTAAATTTTTCTCCTTGGGGAGCATAGGTCATCCACAAATAATCAACCGAGAAGATAGCATATACATACCaacaaatgtatgcactcactgtaCTGTAAGTATCTTTGTGCTTAATGGCATAATAGTATAGGAATAAGCATGAGAATGCCattgatatacactgagtgtacaaaacattaagaacaccttcctaatattgcgcTGCACCCCCCGCTATTGcgctcagaacagcctcaatttgtcagggcatggactccacaaggtgttgaaagcgttccacagggatgctggcccatgttgactccacaaggtgttgaaatcgttccacagggatgctggcccatgttgactccacaaggtgtttaaagcgttccacagggatgctggcccatgttgactccacaaggtgttgaaagcgttccacagggatgctggtccatgttgatcacagttgtgtcaagttggctggatgttctttgggtcgtgaaccattcttgatatacaTGGGAAACTAAACTAActattacagttcttgacacaaaccggtgtgcctggcacctactaccataccccgttcaaaggcacttaaatagttTGTCTCGCCcatccaccctctgaatggcacacacagacaatccatgtctcaattgtctcaaggcttaaaaatccatctttaaaaacggtctcctccccttcatctacactgattgaagtggatttaacgagTGACATCAAGAAGGGAtcttagctttcacctggtcagtcggtcatggaaagagcaggtgatcTTAATGTTCTGTACACTTAGTGTATATACACTCACTGGAGGCCAGTGCCTCTGTCTCAGTGACAGGCACTTTGTAGATGGCTCCCTTCTTGTAGACAAAGCTGCCCTCGATCACCTTGAAGTCCAGGTAACGGGTCACCTGAGTGATCAGCAACATCCTCACCAGCTGACCTGGGTACAGCcgggagaggaaaagagacctGATCATTAGGGCATGCAACGGAaaacatttcttattggacaaggcCAGTTAGTCCCTTCCTGTTCCAGTCCCTCCCCCATGTGGTGGCTAATAAACACAACCCTGCACTCAGTATTATATCTAGAATGCTATATTGCTTTCCTACCATTGGCCATCAGGAACTTTGGgatgaggtccacactccagtcccgACCTCTTCCCATGGACTCCGGAGGTTTACCTGGAAGGCTGAAGCGCTTGTACAACTGGAGGGGGGACAcgaaaaaacaaaaaacaggaaTGATTAAACATTGTTATTTGTTATTacttgttgtttttatttcttttcCTACCTATTGTTCGCCTAATTCCTTTTTTGTACTATTGGTTagaacctgtaagtaagcatttcactgtaagatctactacacctgttgtattcagcatttcactgtaaggtctactacacctgttgtattcagcatttcactgtaaggtctactttttattttttattttacctttattttactaggcaagtcagttaagaacaaattcttattttcaatgacggcctaggaacagtgggttaactgcctgttcaggggcagaacgacagctcggggatttgaacttgcaacctttcggttacaagtccaacgctctaaccactaggctaccttgccgcccctacacctgttgtattcagcatttcactgtaaggtctactacacctgttatattgggcgcacgtgacaaataaacttggatttgattACTTAATTTCTTTGACAGTAAAACAGTGGTGTCAGTTTTTGAGTATCTCAAACTCAGCTGTGCCTCAACTATAGTAATGAAATGTGACAGCATAGATAACATAACATGTCACTTACTCTATATCTGTGTGACAACATAGAGAATGTAACTCTATATTTGTGTGTACCACATGATGTGGGCTGTTTTAGAACCACTGGTGTGTATTCATTAGTTGGATTCCGTTACAAAGCATTTGGTTTACTACAAAcagaaaacgttttgcaacagaaaaacaagtttctattggacaaattcaggtaggtccctccccgtttGGTTCCGATTGGGTTCTAGAGTAAATGGTAAACGGTATCCATTTCAAAACGTTTTGCAAAGGATGAAACGTTTCGCAACAGAATTCGAATAATGAATACAGCCCAGGTTAATACCCTTTCCACACGACTGATCTGAGTTGAGCCAATTACTGGGCTGGCCTAGTTAAGGCTTGACCAAAAGAAAACAGGACAGGCATGATAGCATGAAAATGGTCATCTTGTGTGCCTTCGCTTACGTCTTCCAGTGGTGTGATGGAAGCGCTCTCTGCACCATAGTACGAGTTCCTGTCCATATGAAGCACCTTCTTCCCCTTCACTGACATAATGCCAGACAGAATGCATTCCTTAGGAAATAAATAGATAGAAGTCAGATAGGTAAATTCgttaaacaaaaaaataaatgtataaaagTGATATTTTATGTTTTAGACAGATGTTTAAAGAACAATGTAAACAGTATAACAGCTAACACCACAACTAGCTAAACTGGCTACTAGTAGCTAGCTAGTGTAgccaactagctaacgttagctacattTTACCAACGATTTTttttataactaaaccaagatagaccacagcctgtcgttCCCAAATGTGAACACGTGAgccatagtgggcagaacaagcaaggaggggTGAAGAGTCAGGGACGTGTGAGCGAAATCCTATTGGCGCGTTCTACCATcatctgcatatttccgttagggaacgcctaatGTGCAATAGTTCATTTCGCATTTGCGTTCCTTCTAAACAAcaataattcaaataaaataaaaacgttcacaaagggtaaagtctacaaaccTTGGTCCACTATGTTCATAGCATATTTTAGTTTTGGctacagaaaactgtattgagaacAAATGTTTTTGTCGATAAGAATTTGCAGAATCTCCTCCCACTGCCCGCaagtgggcttcctctcactgccatatttggtagtgagtggaaacgccaagcggatgcttcacatttatacatcctgtgaaatatctgtctcgTTGTTCTGTGATTTTACTCTAGTTGAAAATAACAGGAAATACTAGTTATTGTACGTGAGCTGTCACTTGTTGTAGACTGTGGAAAGTATCACCACACACAGATAACACTACTGAAAAACAAAGCAGACACATTTCTGAAAATAACTTAAAATGGATATCTAACTAAAGAGAAAGCAAGCTAATTTAGCACTAGTTAGCCATGACATTAGCCTACAGTTTAGCCTACACACCTAACTGTGACATGTCATGCATGAGCATGCTTCGACTATTGGAATTTCGTACTAATTGCTTTGTCCATTTTCTCACCGTTAAGCCGGTACCGAGAACGATAATATCATATTCTTCATCCATAGCCGAGTGTCCTCCTTTACTTTATTCCTACGGTTATTTATGTCAGTGAAAAGGGAATGACTGTTTGGTAGTTGAAAAGTTTTCCGGCTGCGCAGCGTAGGTAATGATCCCTGCGAACGTACCTTTCTTCTGTGGGTTGTCCCATGTTTTTGCGCATGTCAAATCGATGGGTTTTTTGTCGGTGGAAACAAGATGGCGGCTCTGACAAGACCGCCAACATATTTACTCGAATAGATGTCAACATTAACCCTCATCGAGCGTTTTGTTCGCGACCTGCATGTATTTCATGCATCATGAAGACCAGGAAGATGTTCTATAGTAGGGATTGACGAAGCCACGACCGTTAGTAAAGTCAGCGTGATGTGCGAGAGCTATGCCCGCTCGCTGCTGCGTGTGTCGGTGGCGCAGATCTGCCAAGCGTTGGGCTGGGATGCGGTGCAGCTCACCGCCTGCGACCTGCTTTCCGATGTGCTGCACAGATATATCCAGCAGTTGGCCAGGGGTTGTCATCGATATTCGGAGCTCTGTAAGTACTGTATTTCTGAAATGTCTACTTGAAGTGAAAGTGATCTGGTTAGGTATTGAGTCACGTTGTTTATTCCCGGCTCTGTGACTAACCGCCCCCTCCAACCGAGGCCTAACGTTAGTTCTAATAATATACATTTTCACTAAACATAACCAAGCTGCTAACCAACTATGTTAGTAAGCCACATTATGTAATCAATGACCAGACTCGGTTGTGTTTGCGAGTATACATTTTCTAAGTATTGCATGTATGTAGCTGTTAGCTTAATTGTGTATGTTTTGGCCATGTGTATTTGTGTTTCTCTAAAAACCTGTCATGCTGTGTCCGACATGCTTAGCTCAGATGTCAACACAGGGGAGTGTTCAAACATGGCAGAGAAGGAAAACAGTGTGGTATCTCATTTTAGAATGGCTTTTAAGAAAATACTGACCTATAAATGTAGTAGGTTTGTCAATAATTGTACAGGATGAAATGACAGAAAAGCAACTATTTGCTGAAGACATAACAGCTAATGGTTTAGGATATCTTCATTTTGGCTCAATCAAACCAGGATTTAAGAAAGAGGAGGATCTGTTTGACAAAGGAAATACTGTATGCAGGCAAGTCCTGGTATGTTCTGATCCTTGTTGTCCATTCAGTCTCACCCCTTGGGTTTGACCCTTAGGAAGATGCATGTAAAAGAAGGCCTTTCGTTTTGATGTCTCATGCATTCTCCTGTCTGTTCCTAGATGGGAGAACAGACCCAGTGCTGGATGACGTAGGCCAGGCATTTAGGCTGCTGGGGGTGAGTCTATCTGAGCTGGAGGACTATGTCCACAACCTGGAGCCCGTAGGGTTCGCCCAGCAGACgcccctcttccccctcagcaAGAACAATGTGCTGCAGTTCCCTCAGCCTGGAGTGGGGGTCCGGTGGGacgcagaggagaggaaggactaCATTCCAGATTATATGCCACCCTTGGTCTCACTACAGGAAGGTAAGACTGTagcattgtgtgtgtttgtgttacacAACTTACCTCTATGGAGAATGTTGTGAGATAGGGAGTGATGGGGAGAGTATGCTTCTGTATTTGTGTGTTTATGGGGTTTTGTCAAACAGATAATGTTTTTTATCCTTGACCTTTAATTCAATGCCAATCAGACCCTAAAATATTTATTGATTGATTTAACTCagtattatatctctctctctttctcaactgCAGAAGAGGAGGAAGCCCTGGCTGACATGGGCACCTCTGCTGAGGCCATGCAGGTCCCGCTGGACGATACCGACGAGGATATGGATGATGACGAGGCGGTGAACGATGAGAACCACCCTGTGAAGAGACACCTGGACAGCCCCGACGCCGCCATGGGTATGATGCCCACCTCCAAGAGGCCTCGCATGCACTCTGGCTTCAGCCCCGACTGGAGCATGGAGCCCAGGGAGCCCCTCACCTCCCTCAACCCTCAGCGTGTTCCTCCAGGCATGATGGCCTCCCACTCTCACGACAGCCTGGGTTCAATGTCTATGTCCCCTGAGACACCTGGGCCTCCAACATCGTTCAGACCCCAGCCGGTGACCCCCGGGAGACACTCAGATCATAAGTCACATGGCAGTCAAGGCCGCAAAGGGCCCAAGGGCTCATCCCCCAGCAGGCCACGGACTAAGTCCCCCAAGGGGGTCAACGCTGGTGGGGCTATGTCAGGCAGCCCCATCCGCTCGCCCAAATCTTCCAAGGAAAGGAAAAAGTCACCTTGCCGGACCAAGAGCCCTAAAAGTCCCAAGAGCCCCAAGATAGGCTCTGGAGCCAAGTCTGGGTCTCACCCCCAGGGCAAGTCTGAGGCTCAGGTCCTTGGCCTACAGAGGCTGCCCCTGTCAGCCCTCAGTGAGAGGATGGGGAAGGAGAATATCCACGTGCAGAGCCTAGAGGACCACGAGCTTGCAGCTTTTGTCTCTAGTAAGCTCGTCGAACCTGGCACCAACAACGCCGATATCGACGACTCCATCGACACTGTGATCGCCAGGGCATGCGCCGAGCGGGAGCCCGACCCCTTCGCCTTCTCGTCGGGCTGCGAGTCGGAGAACGATGGCTTCTCCTCTCCCCGCAGGCTCACTATCATGGAGCCAGGAGGAATGCCTAAGCTCTCACTGGGAGCCAACACCATGGCTAAAGACCTGTCCACGCCACTACACCTCAACGCAGGTGGCGGCCCCGGGAGCTGGACCATGGACGACTCCATCAATGAGGTCATACGCAAGGTAAACCAGGGGGATCCCTCAGCAGGACAGCCCCAGGACGAATCGTACCTCTCCTCAGCGTCCGCCTCACCCCCGACGCCGGAGCCCCTCCTCAAGATGTTCCAGGAGAAGAACAAACTCGTCTCCTCGGCTGACATCAAGAAGAAACTGAAGAAGGAGCTCAAGACAAAGATGAAgaagaaggagaaaggagagaaaccgaaagataaagagagggatAAGGACAGGGGGAAGATGAAAGAGAAGAACAAGGATAAGAACAGGGACAAGAGCAAAGATTCTTTCTCCAAAGAGGCCAAGATACCATGGAAGGACCTTGGAAACAAGGACGACCTCAGGGAACACTtccagggtcagaggtcagggtttGGCAGTCCGGAGGGCTCCATGATCAAGATCAAGTCCCGCGGTGGAGGGGATGGCAGCGGCAAGAAGGAGAaggacaaacacaaagacaagaAGAAGGACAAGGAGAAGAGCAAGAAGGACAAAGACAAGCGGGAGAAGGGCAAGGACAGGCAGAAGATATCCTCCCTCACCCCGTTCAGTTTGAGTGACATGCCTGTCCTGTTCAGCCCGTCGACGTGTCTCCGCATCCCCTCGATGTTGCCCCCTCTTCCCCCCATCCTCCAGGACAAGGATGTGAAGAGCAAGGAGAAGGACAAGAAGAAAGacgagaagaagaagaagaagaagaaagataaagacaaggagaaggaaaaggagagagataaagaggagaagaagaaagagaaggagaagcgagagaaggaaaaagagaagATCAGACTAGAAAAGGTAACTTGTCTTTTCCCAGGATTGGTTTGTAGTGTAGTGTTTTATAAAACATTAGTGAAGCatcttatgcacacacacacacaataacaacgTTGCTCCTTCTTCTTTTCCCCACTGTTCCAGGTGAGGGTGGAGACTCCAGTGACTGTCCCGTCTCCTGTCATCCCCAGGCTGACCCTGAGGGTGGGGGCTGGACAGGACAAAATGTAAGTTTCTCAATTCAAATCAATACAACTTTAatagtccattcagaaagtattcagacctcttgacttttttcactttttgttacgttacagccttattctattaaataaaaacaaatcctcctcagtctacacacaataccccatacttacaaagtgaaaacaggtttttaatatatattttttctagaCAGAAATCAATTCAAATTTATTGgtcatacacgtgtttagcagatgttattgcgagtgtagcgaaatgcttgtgcttctagctccgacagtgcagtaaaatctaacaagtaatatctaacagtttcacaacatgTACTCCAAAATAAACCTAAATATAAGTAATACATGGATTAagaatatatatacatgtatgtcagagcggcattggacagtaccagtcaaaagtttggacacacctagtcattcaagggtttttctttattttcacttttttctacattgtagaataatagtgaagacatcaaaactatgaaataacacaaatggaatcatcatgtaacc
This window harbors:
- the LOC118396009 gene encoding rab GDP dissociation inhibitor beta-like, yielding MDEEYDIIVLGTGLTECILSGIMSVKGKKVLHMDRNSYYGAESASITPLEDLYKRFSLPGKPPESMGRGRDWSVDLIPKFLMANGQLVRMLLITQVTRYLDFKVIEGSFVYKKGAIYKVPVTETEALASSLMGIFEKRRFRNFLIFVANYDLSDPKTMEGVDPNKSSMRALYKKFSLGQDVMDFTGHALALYRTDDYLDQPCINTINRIKLYSESLARYGKSPYLYPLYGLGELPQGFARLSAIYGGTYMLNKPIEEIVMENGKVVGVKSEGEIARCKQLICDPSYIMDRVSKVGQVVRIICVMSHPIKNTGDVNSCQIIIPQIQVNRKHDIYVCMISSAHNVAAQGKYIAIASSVVETNDPEKELKPALDLLEPIEQKFVSISDQYAPTDMGKDSQIFISRTYDATTHFETTCDDIKDIYERAMGTEFDFAEMERTKNDIFGDAGDQ
- the LOC118396008 gene encoding transcription initiation factor TFIID subunit 3-like isoform X1, with product MCESYARSLLRVSVAQICQALGWDAVQLTACDLLSDVLHRYIQQLARGCHRYSELYGRTDPVLDDVGQAFRLLGVSLSELEDYVHNLEPVGFAQQTPLFPLSKNNVLQFPQPGVGVRWDAEERKDYIPDYMPPLVSLQEEEEEALADMGTSAEAMQVPLDDTDEDMDDDEAVNDENHPVKRHLDSPDAAMGMMPTSKRPRMHSGFSPDWSMEPREPLTSLNPQRVPPGMMASHSHDSLGSMSMSPETPGPPTSFRPQPVTPGRHSDHKSHGSQGRKGPKGSSPSRPRTKSPKGVNAGGAMSGSPIRSPKSSKERKKSPCRTKSPKSPKSPKIGSGAKSGSHPQGKSEAQVLGLQRLPLSALSERMGKENIHVQSLEDHELAAFVSSKLVEPGTNNADIDDSIDTVIARACAEREPDPFAFSSGCESENDGFSSPRRLTIMEPGGMPKLSLGANTMAKDLSTPLHLNAGGGPGSWTMDDSINEVIRKVNQGDPSAGQPQDESYLSSASASPPTPEPLLKMFQEKNKLVSSADIKKKLKKELKTKMKKKEKGEKPKDKERDKDRGKMKEKNKDKNRDKSKDSFSKEAKIPWKDLGNKDDLREHFQGQRSGFGSPEGSMIKIKSRGGGDGSGKKEKDKHKDKKKDKEKSKKDKDKREKGKDRQKISSLTPFSLSDMPVLFSPSTCLRIPSMLPPLPPILQDKDVKSKEKDKKKDEKKKKKKKDKDKEKEKERDKEEKKKEKEKREKEKEKIRLEKVRVETPVTVPSPVIPRLTLRVGAGQDKIVISKVVLNSEPPPPPKMPAPKTPAAKSGPSNRLQLPPPPPILPPIPSLAPPASHLPPDSPPPAMLSPASSGKTCVRSVVTETVKTYVVRDEWGNKVWICPGCNKPDDGSPMIGCDDCDDWYHWPCVGMVSAPPEDQQWFCVKCAGKKKDKKHKKRKHKVH
- the LOC118396008 gene encoding transcription initiation factor TFIID subunit 3-like isoform X2, which gives rise to MCESYARSLLRVSVAQICQALGWDAVQLTACDLLSDVLHRYIQQLARGCHRYSELYGRTDPVLDDVGQAFRLLGVSLSELEDYVHNLEPVGFAQQTPLFPLSKNNVLQFPQPGVGVRWDAEERKDYIPDYMPPLVSLQEEEEEALADMGTSAEAMQVPLDDTDEDMDDDEAVNDENHPVKRHLDSPDAAMGMMPTSKRPRMHSGFSPDWSMEPREPLTSLNPQRVPPGMMASHSHDSLGSMSMSPETPGPPTSFRPQPVTPGRHSDHKSHGSQGRKGPKGSSPSRPRTKSPKGVNAGGAMSGSPIRSPKSSKERKKSPCRTKSPKSPKSPKIGSGAKSGSHPQGKSEAQVLGLQRLPLSALSERMGKENIHVQSLEDHELAAFVSSKLVEPGTNNADIDDSIDTVIARACAEREPDPFAFSSGCESENDGFSSPRRLTIMEPGGMPKLSLGANTMAKDLSTPLHLNAGGGPGSWTMDDSINEVIRKVNQGDPSAGQPQDESYLSSASASPPTPEPLLKMFQEKNKLVSSADIKKKLKKELKTKMKKKEKGEKPKDKERDKDRGKMKEKNKDKNRDKSKDSFSKEAKIPWKDLGNKDDLREHFQGQRSGFGSPEGSMIKIKSRGGGDGSGKKEKDKHKDKKKDKEKSKKDKDKREKGKDRQKISSLTPFSLSDMPVLFSPSTCLRIPSMLPPLPPILQDKDVKSKEKDKKKDEKKKKKKKDKDKEKEKERDKEEKKKEKEKREKEKEKIRLEKVRVETPVTVPSPVIPRLTLRVGAGQDKIFTWNAFPTVLKEFPHMLSTTKRNSAVSCQ